In Sorghum bicolor cultivar BTx623 chromosome 10, Sorghum_bicolor_NCBIv3, whole genome shotgun sequence, one genomic interval encodes:
- the LOC8069396 gene encoding copper-transporting ATPase RAN1 isoform X2 — MTCANCVNSVEGILKKLPGVKGAVVALATSLGEVEYVPSAISKDEIVQAIEDAGFEAAFLQSSEQDKVLLGLTGLHTERDVEVLNDILKKLDGLRQFGVNIVLSEVEIVFDPEAVGLRSIVDTIEMASNGRFKADVQNPYTRGASNDAQEASKMLNLLRSSLFLSIPVFFIRMVCPSIPFLSTLLSMHCGPFLMGDLLKWILVSIVQFVVGKRFYVAAYRAVRHGSTNMDVLVVLGTTASYAYSVCALLYGAFTGFHPPVYFETSAMIITFVLLGKYLEVLAKGKTSDAIKKLVELVPSTAILVLKDKEGKHVGEREIDARLVQPGDVLKVLPGSKVPADGVVVWGTSHVNESMITGESAPIPKEVSSVVIGGTINLHGILHIQATKVGSGTVLSQIISLVETAQMSKAPIQKFADYVASIFVPIVITLSIVTFSAWFLCGWLGAYPNSWVAENSNCFVFSLMFAISVVVIACPCALGLATPTAVMVATGIGANHGVLVKGGDALERAQNVKYVVFDKTGTLTQGKAVVTAAKVFSGMDLGDFLTLVASAEASSEHPLAKAVLDYAFHFHFFGKLPSSKDGIEQQKDKVLSQWLLEAEDFSAVPGKGVQCSINGKHVLVGNRSLMTENGVTIPPEAETFLIDLESNAKTGILVAYDGDFVGLMGITDPLKREAAVVVEGLKKLGVHPVMLTGDNWRTAQAVAKEVGIEDVRAEVMPAGKADVVRALQKDGSTVAMVGDGINDSPALAAADVGMAIGGGTDIAIEAADYVLVRNNLEDVITAIDLSRKTFSRIRWNYFFAMAYNVVAIPIAAGALFPFTGLQMPPWLAGACMAFSSVSVVCSSLLLRRYRKPRLTTVLQITVE, encoded by the exons ATGACATGTGCCAATTGTGTAAACTCGGTTGAGGGTATCTTAAAAAAGCTACCTGGTGTTAAAGGAGCAGTCGTTGCCTTGGCAACCTCATTAGGGGAAGTTGAGTATGTTCCTTCTGCCATTAGCAAAGATGAAATCGTTCAGGCCATCGAGGATGCTGGTTTTGAAGCAGCATTCTTGCAGAGTAGCGAACAAGATAAGGTTTTGCTGGGACTGACTGGCTTGCACACAGAGAGGGATGTTGAAGTCTTAAATGATATTCTTAAGAAATTGGATGGTTTGCGACAATTTGGTGTAAATATTGTCCTCTCGGAAGTTGAGATCGTATTTGATCCAGAAGCTGTTGGTCTGAGATCAATTGTGGATACAATTGAGATGGCAAGCAATGGGAGGTTCAAAGCTGATGTTCAGAATCCATACACTCGAGGGGCTTCAAATGATGCACAGGAGGCCTCCAAAATGCTTAACCTTCTCCGCTCTAGCTTGTTCCTTAGC ATTCCTGTATTTTTCATACGTATGGTTTGCCCCAGTATACCTTTCCTTAGTACACTACTAAGCATGCACTGTGGACCATTTCTCATGGGGGATTTGCTGAAGTGGATATTGGTAAGCATTGTACAATTTGTTGTCGGCAAACGGTTCTATGTTGCGGCTTATAGGGCTGTGAGGCATGGATCTACAAACATGGATGTGCTAGTGGTTCTTGGTACCACTGCATCATATGCATACTCTGTCTGTGCACTACTATACGGAGCATTTACTGGATTTCATCCTCCCGTATATTTTGAGACAAGTGCAATGATAATTACATTTGTGCTGCTTGGGAAGTATCTTGAGGTGCTTGCAAAAGGGAAGACATCAGATGCTATTAAGAAGCTTGTAGAACTGGTCCCTTCTACTGCTATTTTGGTTCTGAAAGACAAAG AAGGAAAACATGTTGGGGAGAGGGAGATTGATGCACGGTTGGTCCAACCTGGTGATGTCTTAAAAGTGCTTCCTGGTTCAAAGGTTCCGGCTGATGGTGTTGTCGTTTGGGGAACAAGTCATGTGAATGAAAGTATGATAACTGGCGAATCAGCACCCATCCCTAAAGAAGTATCAAGTGTTGTAATTGGGGGGACAATAAACTTACATGGTATCCTTCATATACAAGCAACAAAAGTGGGATCTGGTACAGTTTTGAGTCAGATAATCTCTCTGGTTGAAACTGCTCAGATGTCCAAAGCTCCTATTCAGAAATTCGCTGATTAT GTGGCTAGCATTTTTGTTCCAATTGTCATCACATTGTCAATAGTGACATTTTCTGCGTG GTTTTTGTGTGGATGGTTGGGTGCGTATCCAAATTCATGGGTTGCTGAAAATAGCAATTgctttgtcttctctctcatgtTTGCCATATCTGTTGTGGTGATTGCTTGTCCTTGTGCTCTTGGTTTGGCAACACCAACTGCTGTGATGGTGGCAACTGGAATTggggctaatcatggagtacttGTAAAAGGCGGAGATGCTTTAGAGAGAGCTCAAAACGTAAAGTATGTGGTTTTTGATAAAACAGGGACACTAACACAAGGAAAGGCTGTTGTAACAGCTGCAAAGGTTTTCTCGGGAATGGACCTAGGAGATTTCCTCACACTGGTTGCATCAGCAGAG GCAAGCAGTGAGCATCCTCTTGCCAAAGCTGTTTTGGACTATGCATTCCATTTCCATTTCTTTGGCAAGCTTCCTTCATCAAAAGATGGCATTGAGCAACAAAAAGACAAGGTATTGTCTCAGTGGCTGCTTGAAGCTGAAGACTTCTCTGCAGTACCTGGCAAAGGAGTTCAGTGCTCCATCAACGGGAAGCATGTTTTG GTTGGAAACCGTTCTTTGATGACTGAAAACGGTGTGACCATTCCCCCAGAAGCAGAAACTTTCTTGATCGACCTGGAATCGAATGCAAAAACAGGCATACTTGTGGCATATGATGGCGATTTTGTGGGTTTGATGGGCATAACCGATCCCCTGAAAAGAGAGGCTGCTGTTGTAGTGGAAGGACTAAAAAAGTTGGGTGTTCATCCAGTGATGCTAACAGGGGATAACTGGAGGACCGCGCAAGCTGTTGCAAAAGAG GTTGGTATTGAGGACGTGAGAGCAGAGGTCATGCCAGCCGGAAAAGCTGACGTTGTTCGCGCCCTCCAGAAGGACGGGAGCACCGTGGCCATGGTTGGGGACGGCATCAACGACTCCCCAGCCCTGGCAGCAGCCGACGTCGGGATGGCCATTGGCGGGGGAACAGACATTGCCATCGAGGCTGCGGACTACGTGCTGGTGCGGAACAACCTGGAAGACGTGATCACCGCGATCGACCTGTCCAGGAAGACGTTCAGCCGGATCCGGTGGAACTACTTCTTCGCGATGGCCTACAACGTCGTGGCCATCCCCATCGCCGCTGGCGCGCTGTTCCCGTTCACCGGGCTGCAGATGCCGCCGTGGCTCGCCGGCGCCTGCATGGCCTTCTCGTCCGTAAGTGTTGTGTGCTCGTCGCTATTGTTGAGGAGGTACAGAAAACCCAGGCTGACGACTGTGCTGCAGATAACTGTAGAGTGA
- the LOC8069395 gene encoding probable allantoate deiminase isoform X1 has translation MAPSSSRPLRHRPCPLLILAVSVSVLLTSLPISSTADGLPELGGGDGLYREILRDETVLRLKELGKISDGEGYLERTFLSPASIRATAVIISWMKDAGLTTWVDQMGNIHGRFEPTNSTKEALLIGSHMDTVVDAGMYDGSLGIICAISALKVLKVTGKLQRLTRPVEVIAFSDEEGVRFQTTFLGSAAVAGTLPESILQVSDKSGTTVQDVLKMNSFEATSTAISQAKYNPESVGSYVEVHLEQGPVLEALRYPLGVVKGIAGQTRLKVIVDGSQGHAGTVPMKLRRDPMVAAAELVVTLERLCKEPNKLLTYDEECSCFTEESLAGLVCTVGELNTWPSASNVIPGQVNFTVDIRAMDDQVRETIVTSFSRLVLQKCDDRLVDCKVEHKHSAAATHCDPELTSQLKRAARSTVSTMPGRTAAAAGETPVLMSGAGHDAMAMARLTKIGMLFVRCRGGISHSPEESVMDDDVWAAGLALFNFIDQNVVAVSEQELEAGQNAVAVS, from the exons ATGGCTCCTTCCTCCTCCCGCCCCCTGCGCCACCGCCCGTGTCCCCTCCTCATCCTCGCCGTCTCCGTCTCGGTCCTCCTCACCTCGCTCCCAATCTCGTCCACCGCCG ATGGGCTGCCGGAGCTGGGAGGAGGCGACGGCCTGTACCGGGAGATTCTCAGGGACGAGACCGTGCTGAGGCTCAAGGAGTTGGGCAAG ATATCTGATGGGGAGGGCTACCTTGAAAGGACGTTTCTGAGTCCAGCTTCTATCAGAGCCACTGCTGTCATCATCAGCTGGATGAAAGATGCTGGACTTACGAC GTGGGTTGATCAAATGGGGAATATTCACGGTCGATTTGAGCCGACAAATTCTACCAAAGAGGCCTTGTTGATTGGATCTCATATG GACACTGTCGTTGATGCTGGGATGTATGATGGATCTTTGGGTATTATTTGTGCAATCTCTGCACTGAAGGTTTTGAAAGTTACTGGGAAACTCCAGAGGCTAACGAGACCAGTGGAG GTCATTGCATTCAGCGATGAGGAGGGTGTCAGATTCCAGACAACTTTTCTGGGAAGCGCTGCTGTAGCTGGTACACTACCTGAATCAATTTTACAAGTATCAGACAAGAG TGGTACTACAGTACAAGATGTTCTGAAAATGAATTCTTTTGAGGCTACCTCTACTGCTATTAGTCAAGCCAAGTACAACCCAGAGTCTGTGGGGAGTTATGTTGAG GTACACCTGGAGCAAGGCCCTGTCCTGGAAGCCCTTCGTTATCCACTTGGTGTTGTAAAAGGAATTGCAGGACAGACACGATTAAAG GTAATAGTAGATGGTTCGCAAGGGCATGCTGGCACTGTTCCAATGAAATTGCGCCGAGATCCAATGGTTGCAGCTGCAGAGCTTGTTGTGACTCTGGAGCGCCTCTGCAAAGAGCCCAACAAGTTGCTGACCTACGACGAGGAGTGCAGCTGCTTCACCGAGGAGTCCCTAGCCGGCCTGGTGTGCACCGTCGGCGAGCTGAATACGTGGCCAAGCGCGAGCAACGTGATTCCGGGCCAG GTGAACTTCACGGTGGACATCCGCGCGATGGATGACCAAGTGAGGGAGACGATCGTCACGAGCTTCTCGAGGCTGGTTCTCCAGAAATGCGACGACAGGCTGGTTGACTGCAAAGTCGAGCATAAG CactcggcggcggcgacgcacTGTGACCCGGAGCTAACGTCCCAGCTGAAGCGCGCGGCGCGGTCGACCGTGTCGACAATGCCGGGGCGCactgcggcggcggccggcgagACGCCCGTGCTGATGAGCGGCGCGGGGCACGACGCGATGGCGATGGCCAGGCTCACCAAG ATCGGGATGCTGTTCGTGCGGTGCCGCGGCGGCATCAGCCACTCGCCGGAGGAGTCGGTGATGGACGACGACGTGTGGGCCGCGGGGCTCGCGCTGTTCAACTTCATCGACCAGAACGTTGTGGCGGTGTCGGAACAAGAACTGGAGGCCGGGCAGAACGCGGTGGCAGTgtcgtga
- the LOC8069395 gene encoding probable allantoate deiminase isoform X2 — protein sequence MKDAGLTTWVDQMGNIHGRFEPTNSTKEALLIGSHMDTVVDAGMYDGSLGIICAISALKVLKVTGKLQRLTRPVEVIAFSDEEGVRFQTTFLGSAAVAGTLPESILQVSDKSGTTVQDVLKMNSFEATSTAISQAKYNPESVGSYVEVHLEQGPVLEALRYPLGVVKGIAGQTRLKVIVDGSQGHAGTVPMKLRRDPMVAAAELVVTLERLCKEPNKLLTYDEECSCFTEESLAGLVCTVGELNTWPSASNVIPGQVNFTVDIRAMDDQVRETIVTSFSRLVLQKCDDRLVDCKVEHKHSAAATHCDPELTSQLKRAARSTVSTMPGRTAAAAGETPVLMSGAGHDAMAMARLTKIGMLFVRCRGGISHSPEESVMDDDVWAAGLALFNFIDQNVVAVSEQELEAGQNAVAVS from the exons ATGAAAGATGCTGGACTTACGAC GTGGGTTGATCAAATGGGGAATATTCACGGTCGATTTGAGCCGACAAATTCTACCAAAGAGGCCTTGTTGATTGGATCTCATATG GACACTGTCGTTGATGCTGGGATGTATGATGGATCTTTGGGTATTATTTGTGCAATCTCTGCACTGAAGGTTTTGAAAGTTACTGGGAAACTCCAGAGGCTAACGAGACCAGTGGAG GTCATTGCATTCAGCGATGAGGAGGGTGTCAGATTCCAGACAACTTTTCTGGGAAGCGCTGCTGTAGCTGGTACACTACCTGAATCAATTTTACAAGTATCAGACAAGAG TGGTACTACAGTACAAGATGTTCTGAAAATGAATTCTTTTGAGGCTACCTCTACTGCTATTAGTCAAGCCAAGTACAACCCAGAGTCTGTGGGGAGTTATGTTGAG GTACACCTGGAGCAAGGCCCTGTCCTGGAAGCCCTTCGTTATCCACTTGGTGTTGTAAAAGGAATTGCAGGACAGACACGATTAAAG GTAATAGTAGATGGTTCGCAAGGGCATGCTGGCACTGTTCCAATGAAATTGCGCCGAGATCCAATGGTTGCAGCTGCAGAGCTTGTTGTGACTCTGGAGCGCCTCTGCAAAGAGCCCAACAAGTTGCTGACCTACGACGAGGAGTGCAGCTGCTTCACCGAGGAGTCCCTAGCCGGCCTGGTGTGCACCGTCGGCGAGCTGAATACGTGGCCAAGCGCGAGCAACGTGATTCCGGGCCAG GTGAACTTCACGGTGGACATCCGCGCGATGGATGACCAAGTGAGGGAGACGATCGTCACGAGCTTCTCGAGGCTGGTTCTCCAGAAATGCGACGACAGGCTGGTTGACTGCAAAGTCGAGCATAAG CactcggcggcggcgacgcacTGTGACCCGGAGCTAACGTCCCAGCTGAAGCGCGCGGCGCGGTCGACCGTGTCGACAATGCCGGGGCGCactgcggcggcggccggcgagACGCCCGTGCTGATGAGCGGCGCGGGGCACGACGCGATGGCGATGGCCAGGCTCACCAAG ATCGGGATGCTGTTCGTGCGGTGCCGCGGCGGCATCAGCCACTCGCCGGAGGAGTCGGTGATGGACGACGACGTGTGGGCCGCGGGGCTCGCGCTGTTCAACTTCATCGACCAGAACGTTGTGGCGGTGTCGGAACAAGAACTGGAGGCCGGGCAGAACGCGGTGGCAGTgtcgtga
- the LOC8069396 gene encoding copper-transporting ATPase RAN1 isoform X1 produces the protein MAHLQLSAVAGAGARPAAAGGRGDEMEDVALLDSYDEEMGLPPLGASGAEEGAAAEAHVRVTGMTCSACTSAVEAAVSARSGVRRVAVSLLQNRAHVVFDPALSKVEDIIEAIEDAGFEAEIIPESAVSQPKSQKTLSAQFRIGGMTCANCVNSVEGILKKLPGVKGAVVALATSLGEVEYVPSAISKDEIVQAIEDAGFEAAFLQSSEQDKVLLGLTGLHTERDVEVLNDILKKLDGLRQFGVNIVLSEVEIVFDPEAVGLRSIVDTIEMASNGRFKADVQNPYTRGASNDAQEASKMLNLLRSSLFLSIPVFFIRMVCPSIPFLSTLLSMHCGPFLMGDLLKWILVSIVQFVVGKRFYVAAYRAVRHGSTNMDVLVVLGTTASYAYSVCALLYGAFTGFHPPVYFETSAMIITFVLLGKYLEVLAKGKTSDAIKKLVELVPSTAILVLKDKEGKHVGEREIDARLVQPGDVLKVLPGSKVPADGVVVWGTSHVNESMITGESAPIPKEVSSVVIGGTINLHGILHIQATKVGSGTVLSQIISLVETAQMSKAPIQKFADYVASIFVPIVITLSIVTFSAWFLCGWLGAYPNSWVAENSNCFVFSLMFAISVVVIACPCALGLATPTAVMVATGIGANHGVLVKGGDALERAQNVKYVVFDKTGTLTQGKAVVTAAKVFSGMDLGDFLTLVASAEASSEHPLAKAVLDYAFHFHFFGKLPSSKDGIEQQKDKVLSQWLLEAEDFSAVPGKGVQCSINGKHVLVGNRSLMTENGVTIPPEAETFLIDLESNAKTGILVAYDGDFVGLMGITDPLKREAAVVVEGLKKLGVHPVMLTGDNWRTAQAVAKEVGIEDVRAEVMPAGKADVVRALQKDGSTVAMVGDGINDSPALAAADVGMAIGGGTDIAIEAADYVLVRNNLEDVITAIDLSRKTFSRIRWNYFFAMAYNVVAIPIAAGALFPFTGLQMPPWLAGACMAFSSVSVVCSSLLLRRYRKPRLTTVLQITVE, from the exons ATGGCCCACCTGCAGCTCTCGGcggtcgccggcgccggcgcccggccggcggcggcgggcggtcgCGGCGACGAGATGGAGGATGTCGCGCTGCTCGACTCGTACGACGAGGAGATGGGGCTGCCGCCGCTGGGTGCATCGGGCGCGGAGGAGGGCGCCGCGGCGGAGGCGCACGTGCGCGTCACCGGCATGACGTGCTCCGCCTGCACCAGCGCCGTCGAGGCCGCCGTCTCCGCGCGCAGCGGCGTGCGGCGCGTCGCCGTGTCGCTGCTCCAGAACCGCGCCCACGTCGTGTTCGACCCCGCGCTGTCCAAG GTAGAAGATATCATTGAAGCGATTGAAGATGCCGGATTTGAAGCAGAAATTATCCCTGAATCTGCTGTCTCTCAGCCTAAATCACAGAAGACTTTATCAGCACAATTCAGGATAGGGGGAATGACATGTGCCAATTGTGTAAACTCGGTTGAGGGTATCTTAAAAAAGCTACCTGGTGTTAAAGGAGCAGTCGTTGCCTTGGCAACCTCATTAGGGGAAGTTGAGTATGTTCCTTCTGCCATTAGCAAAGATGAAATCGTTCAGGCCATCGAGGATGCTGGTTTTGAAGCAGCATTCTTGCAGAGTAGCGAACAAGATAAGGTTTTGCTGGGACTGACTGGCTTGCACACAGAGAGGGATGTTGAAGTCTTAAATGATATTCTTAAGAAATTGGATGGTTTGCGACAATTTGGTGTAAATATTGTCCTCTCGGAAGTTGAGATCGTATTTGATCCAGAAGCTGTTGGTCTGAGATCAATTGTGGATACAATTGAGATGGCAAGCAATGGGAGGTTCAAAGCTGATGTTCAGAATCCATACACTCGAGGGGCTTCAAATGATGCACAGGAGGCCTCCAAAATGCTTAACCTTCTCCGCTCTAGCTTGTTCCTTAGC ATTCCTGTATTTTTCATACGTATGGTTTGCCCCAGTATACCTTTCCTTAGTACACTACTAAGCATGCACTGTGGACCATTTCTCATGGGGGATTTGCTGAAGTGGATATTGGTAAGCATTGTACAATTTGTTGTCGGCAAACGGTTCTATGTTGCGGCTTATAGGGCTGTGAGGCATGGATCTACAAACATGGATGTGCTAGTGGTTCTTGGTACCACTGCATCATATGCATACTCTGTCTGTGCACTACTATACGGAGCATTTACTGGATTTCATCCTCCCGTATATTTTGAGACAAGTGCAATGATAATTACATTTGTGCTGCTTGGGAAGTATCTTGAGGTGCTTGCAAAAGGGAAGACATCAGATGCTATTAAGAAGCTTGTAGAACTGGTCCCTTCTACTGCTATTTTGGTTCTGAAAGACAAAG AAGGAAAACATGTTGGGGAGAGGGAGATTGATGCACGGTTGGTCCAACCTGGTGATGTCTTAAAAGTGCTTCCTGGTTCAAAGGTTCCGGCTGATGGTGTTGTCGTTTGGGGAACAAGTCATGTGAATGAAAGTATGATAACTGGCGAATCAGCACCCATCCCTAAAGAAGTATCAAGTGTTGTAATTGGGGGGACAATAAACTTACATGGTATCCTTCATATACAAGCAACAAAAGTGGGATCTGGTACAGTTTTGAGTCAGATAATCTCTCTGGTTGAAACTGCTCAGATGTCCAAAGCTCCTATTCAGAAATTCGCTGATTAT GTGGCTAGCATTTTTGTTCCAATTGTCATCACATTGTCAATAGTGACATTTTCTGCGTG GTTTTTGTGTGGATGGTTGGGTGCGTATCCAAATTCATGGGTTGCTGAAAATAGCAATTgctttgtcttctctctcatgtTTGCCATATCTGTTGTGGTGATTGCTTGTCCTTGTGCTCTTGGTTTGGCAACACCAACTGCTGTGATGGTGGCAACTGGAATTggggctaatcatggagtacttGTAAAAGGCGGAGATGCTTTAGAGAGAGCTCAAAACGTAAAGTATGTGGTTTTTGATAAAACAGGGACACTAACACAAGGAAAGGCTGTTGTAACAGCTGCAAAGGTTTTCTCGGGAATGGACCTAGGAGATTTCCTCACACTGGTTGCATCAGCAGAG GCAAGCAGTGAGCATCCTCTTGCCAAAGCTGTTTTGGACTATGCATTCCATTTCCATTTCTTTGGCAAGCTTCCTTCATCAAAAGATGGCATTGAGCAACAAAAAGACAAGGTATTGTCTCAGTGGCTGCTTGAAGCTGAAGACTTCTCTGCAGTACCTGGCAAAGGAGTTCAGTGCTCCATCAACGGGAAGCATGTTTTG GTTGGAAACCGTTCTTTGATGACTGAAAACGGTGTGACCATTCCCCCAGAAGCAGAAACTTTCTTGATCGACCTGGAATCGAATGCAAAAACAGGCATACTTGTGGCATATGATGGCGATTTTGTGGGTTTGATGGGCATAACCGATCCCCTGAAAAGAGAGGCTGCTGTTGTAGTGGAAGGACTAAAAAAGTTGGGTGTTCATCCAGTGATGCTAACAGGGGATAACTGGAGGACCGCGCAAGCTGTTGCAAAAGAG GTTGGTATTGAGGACGTGAGAGCAGAGGTCATGCCAGCCGGAAAAGCTGACGTTGTTCGCGCCCTCCAGAAGGACGGGAGCACCGTGGCCATGGTTGGGGACGGCATCAACGACTCCCCAGCCCTGGCAGCAGCCGACGTCGGGATGGCCATTGGCGGGGGAACAGACATTGCCATCGAGGCTGCGGACTACGTGCTGGTGCGGAACAACCTGGAAGACGTGATCACCGCGATCGACCTGTCCAGGAAGACGTTCAGCCGGATCCGGTGGAACTACTTCTTCGCGATGGCCTACAACGTCGTGGCCATCCCCATCGCCGCTGGCGCGCTGTTCCCGTTCACCGGGCTGCAGATGCCGCCGTGGCTCGCCGGCGCCTGCATGGCCTTCTCGTCCGTAAGTGTTGTGTGCTCGTCGCTATTGTTGAGGAGGTACAGAAAACCCAGGCTGACGACTGTGCTGCAGATAACTGTAGAGTGA